In Herbaspirillum sp. WKF16, one genomic interval encodes:
- a CDS encoding alpha/beta hydrolase: MSARTGAILIHGLGGTQYDLGSMHKILAKAGVETHAITLAGHGTTPEDLVDVRAEQWVEAVTAQYEALQPQYDQLHIMGMCMGSLVALALAERVGHDAARGKLVTLAPPIYIDGWSTPWYSRLRPLFYLIPGLATRMKVEEGEPFGIKNTLVRAVVKAKFERGDNFHYRWVPLICVKQVDRLRAWAMAGAKNIKAPTLVVHAREDELTSLRSAEFLRDRIAGSRVVVLENSYHMICVDNDRDLVANSILEFFGLPPQEFKARRRERGADAAR; encoded by the coding sequence ATGAGCGCGCGCACAGGCGCCATCCTGATCCATGGTCTGGGCGGTACGCAATACGATCTCGGCTCGATGCACAAGATCCTGGCCAAGGCCGGGGTGGAGACGCACGCCATCACCCTGGCCGGCCACGGCACCACGCCCGAGGACCTGGTGGACGTGCGCGCGGAGCAGTGGGTGGAGGCGGTGACGGCGCAATACGAGGCGCTGCAGCCGCAATACGACCAGTTGCACATCATGGGCATGTGCATGGGATCGCTGGTGGCCCTGGCGCTGGCCGAGCGCGTGGGGCACGACGCCGCGCGCGGCAAGCTGGTGACGCTGGCGCCGCCGATCTACATCGACGGCTGGTCCACGCCCTGGTACAGCCGGCTGCGCCCGCTGTTCTACCTGATCCCGGGCCTGGCCACGCGCATGAAGGTGGAGGAGGGCGAGCCCTTCGGCATCAAGAACACGCTGGTGCGCGCGGTGGTCAAGGCCAAGTTCGAGCGCGGCGACAATTTCCATTACCGCTGGGTGCCGCTGATCTGCGTGAAGCAGGTCGACCGCCTGCGCGCCTGGGCCATGGCCGGCGCGAAGAACATCAAGGCGCCGACGCTGGTGGTGCATGCGCGCGAGGACGAGCTGACCAGCCTGCGCTCGGCCGAGTTCCTCCGGGACCGGATCGCCGGCAGCCGCGTGGTGGTGCTGGAAAACAGCTATCACATGATCTGCGTGGACAACGACCGCGACCTGGTCGCCAACAGCATCCTGGAGTTCTTCGGCTTGCCGCCGCAGGAGTTCAAGGCCCGCCGCCGCGAACGCGGCGCCGATGCCGCCCGGTAG
- a CDS encoding patatin-like phospholipase family protein encodes MPLAAWPLSPATAAAPEPAGAPGRPRVCLVLSGGGARGYAHLGVLQYLEKLHIPVDCIAGTSMGALIGGLYASGIPADELERRLAATNLSDIAFDRSERAGLPQSQREDDFQYPISLAAGLDGGKLKLASGLVQGNSLLALLQNWTAQLPANIDFARLPIPFRAVATDLSEGSEVVLDQGSLPRAMRASMAVPGLFAPFRIGARTLVDGGLVSNLPVQTARDMGADVVIAVNIATPLQDAAQLQSPTAVAQQMVGILIQQNVKAQKVLLGSGDVLIEPELGGISFTDFARGKDGVNAGWEAAQRQNERLLKLSLPPQQWQAWLEARERTGIALAAGARIDAIEIRSGEHIPAAYVRGKLGVREGDVYDGQRLNRQLAELSTNGDFNVVNQELVTRADGRNVLVVDAEEKPWGPQYLLFGLGLSNNFNGRGGFNLQVGHRYPWMTSGGLEWRNDLVLGNKLASIQSELRQPVWGASGVYLAPYVEISRRYVDLYPDGSDAKATPLNEYRIDSAVGGLDLGVPIARLGELRLGMSYQHVKYTPSYNVATGAGDLFPSVQSNQPVARLRLTVDQLDDALFPRRGYYISAEANRGFGGEERRFSDVQAKTLWAFSRGRDTVNLALEGASSLSSNSAGIGFTLGGFQHLSAYAPDQFFGNYLLYGRLTYLRDLNEYSLPGLRNPVLGSSLEAGNVWQSREAFGDGPYKKSISLFLGGTSPIGPLYFGVALGQQGVWNAYLQLGRVF; translated from the coding sequence TTGCCGCTGGCCGCCTGGCCGCTCTCCCCCGCCACGGCCGCCGCGCCTGAACCGGCGGGCGCCCCGGGGCGCCCGCGCGTATGCCTGGTGCTGTCGGGCGGCGGCGCGCGTGGCTATGCCCACCTGGGCGTGCTGCAATACCTGGAAAAGCTGCACATCCCGGTCGATTGCATTGCCGGCACCAGCATGGGCGCGCTGATCGGCGGCCTGTACGCCAGCGGCATCCCGGCAGACGAGCTGGAACGACGCCTGGCCGCGACCAACCTCTCCGACATCGCCTTCGACCGCAGCGAGCGCGCCGGCCTGCCGCAATCGCAGCGCGAGGACGATTTCCAGTACCCCATCTCGCTGGCCGCAGGCCTCGACGGCGGCAAGCTCAAGCTGGCCTCCGGCCTGGTGCAGGGCAACAGCCTCCTGGCCCTGCTGCAGAACTGGACCGCCCAGTTGCCGGCCAACATCGACTTCGCGCGTCTGCCGATTCCCTTCCGCGCCGTGGCCACCGACCTCAGCGAAGGCAGCGAGGTGGTGCTGGATCAAGGCTCGCTGCCGCGCGCCATGCGCGCCAGCATGGCGGTGCCGGGCCTGTTCGCCCCTTTCCGCATCGGCGCGCGCACCTTGGTGGATGGCGGCCTGGTCAGCAACCTGCCGGTGCAGACCGCGCGCGACATGGGCGCCGACGTGGTGATCGCGGTCAACATCGCCACCCCGCTGCAGGACGCGGCGCAGTTGCAATCGCCCACCGCGGTGGCGCAGCAGATGGTGGGCATCCTGATCCAGCAAAACGTGAAGGCGCAGAAGGTCTTGCTGGGCAGCGGCGACGTGCTGATCGAACCGGAGCTGGGCGGCATCTCCTTCACCGACTTCGCGCGCGGCAAGGACGGCGTCAACGCCGGCTGGGAAGCGGCGCAGCGGCAGAACGAGCGGCTGCTGAAGCTGTCGCTGCCGCCGCAGCAATGGCAGGCCTGGCTGGAGGCGCGCGAGCGCACCGGCATCGCGCTGGCGGCCGGCGCCCGCATCGACGCCATCGAGATCCGCAGCGGCGAGCATATCCCGGCGGCCTATGTGCGCGGCAAGCTGGGCGTGCGGGAAGGCGACGTCTACGACGGCCAGCGCCTGAACCGCCAATTGGCGGAGCTGTCCACCAATGGCGATTTCAATGTGGTGAACCAGGAGCTGGTGACGCGCGCCGACGGCCGCAACGTGCTGGTGGTAGATGCCGAGGAAAAACCGTGGGGACCGCAATACCTGCTGTTCGGACTGGGACTGTCCAACAACTTCAACGGCCGCGGCGGCTTCAACCTGCAGGTCGGCCACCGCTATCCGTGGATGACCTCCGGCGGCCTGGAGTGGCGCAACGACCTGGTGCTGGGCAACAAGCTGGCCAGCATCCAGAGCGAACTGCGCCAGCCGGTTTGGGGCGCTTCCGGCGTGTACCTGGCGCCCTATGTGGAGATCAGCCGCCGCTACGTGGATCTCTATCCCGACGGCAGCGACGCCAAGGCGACGCCGCTCAACGAGTACCGCATCGATTCGGCCGTGGGCGGGCTGGACCTGGGCGTGCCCATCGCACGCCTGGGCGAATTGCGGCTGGGCATGAGCTACCAGCACGTGAAGTACACGCCTTCGTACAACGTCGCCACCGGGGCTGGCGACCTCTTCCCCAGCGTGCAGAGCAACCAGCCTGTGGCGCGCCTGCGCCTGACCGTCGACCAGCTCGACGACGCCCTGTTCCCGCGCCGCGGCTACTACATCTCGGCCGAGGCCAATCGCGGCTTCGGCGGCGAGGAGCGGCGTTTTTCGGATGTCCAGGCCAAGACGCTGTGGGCCTTCAGCCGCGGCCGCGACACCGTCAACCTGGCGCTCGAAGGCGCCAGCAGCCTGTCTTCCAACAGCGCCGGAATCGGCTTCACGCTGGGCGGGTTCCAGCATCTGTCGGCCTATGCGCCGGACCAGTTCTTCGGCAATTACCTGCTCTACGGCCGCCTGACCTACCTGCGCGACCTCAACGAATACAGCCTGCCCGGCCTGCGCAATCCGGTGCTGGGCAGCAGCCTGGAGGCGGGCAACGTGTGGCAGAGCCGGGAAGCCTTCGGCGACGGTCCGTACAAGAAGAGCATCAGCCTGTTCCTGGGCGGCACCAGCCCGATCGGCCCGCTCTACTTCGGCGTGGCGCTGGGCCAGCAGGGCGTGTGGAACGCCTACCTGCAGCTGGGTCGCGTCTTCTGA
- a CDS encoding putative quinol monooxygenase, which translates to MSITRINHFHAREHCAAELKSFLTGILPAIRASDGCLSCELLQDHADPRRIVIVEIWDSIEAHRASLSQVPPDSIRQAKQFLAEAPSGGYYS; encoded by the coding sequence ATGAGCATCACCCGCATCAACCATTTCCACGCGCGCGAGCACTGCGCGGCCGAACTGAAGAGCTTCCTCACCGGCATCCTGCCGGCCATCCGCGCATCGGACGGCTGCCTGTCATGCGAACTGCTGCAGGATCACGCCGACCCGAGGCGCATCGTCATCGTCGAGATCTGGGACAGCATCGAGGCCCACCGCGCGTCGCTCTCGCAGGTGCCGCCGGACAGCATCCGCCAGGCCAAGCAATTCCTGGCCGAGGCGCCCAGCGGCGGCTACTACTCCTGA
- the nadB gene encoding L-aspartate oxidase, with translation MKFDVAIIGSGLAGLSVALHLAERHKVVVISKGELLDGASNWAQGGIAAVLDSGDSHAQHIDDTLVAGAGLCDEAATRFIVEHGREAIEWLIAQGVPFTRDASAELGYHLTREGGHSQRRIIHAADATGHAVQVTLEQRVRAHPNITLLEHHCAIDLIHARKLDAKAEPRCLGLYVQDTRDGRVHSVAAPHTVLATGGAGKVYLYTSNPDSATGDGIAMAWRAGCRVANMEFIQFHPTCLYHPYAKSFLISEALRGEGAHLKLPPSAGAAAGMRFMPEHDERAELAPRDIVARAIDFEMKKRGLDHVDLDISHQSPEFIGEHFPTIQARCLEFGIDITRQPIPVVPAAHYTCGGVVTDMAGRTDLPGLYAVGETAYTGLHGANRLASNSLLECLVLGRSTAEGIAQALAGGGPAAADVPQWDESRVTDADEEVVIAHNWDELRRFMWNYVSIVRTDKRLERAQHRIRLLKEEIDEYYANFRISRDLLELRNLVDVAQLIVNSALMRKESRGLHFSQDYPRTLPRATPTILPGHDGKSAR, from the coding sequence ATGAAGTTCGATGTCGCCATCATCGGCAGCGGTCTGGCCGGTCTTTCCGTAGCACTCCATCTTGCCGAACGGCACAAGGTCGTCGTCATCTCCAAGGGCGAGCTGCTCGACGGCGCCAGCAACTGGGCCCAGGGCGGCATCGCCGCGGTACTGGATTCGGGCGACAGCCACGCCCAGCACATCGACGACACGCTGGTGGCCGGCGCCGGCCTGTGCGACGAGGCCGCCACCCGCTTCATCGTGGAGCATGGGCGCGAAGCCATCGAATGGCTGATCGCCCAGGGCGTGCCCTTCACCCGCGACGCCAGCGCCGAGCTGGGCTATCACCTCACCCGCGAGGGCGGCCACAGCCAGCGCCGCATCATCCACGCCGCCGACGCCACCGGCCACGCGGTGCAGGTGACGCTGGAGCAGCGCGTGCGCGCCCATCCCAACATCACGCTGCTGGAACACCATTGCGCGATCGACCTGATCCACGCCCGCAAGCTGGATGCCAAGGCCGAGCCGCGCTGCCTGGGCCTGTACGTGCAAGACACCCGCGACGGCCGGGTGCATTCGGTGGCGGCCCCGCACACGGTGCTGGCCACCGGCGGCGCCGGCAAGGTCTACCTCTACACCTCCAACCCCGACTCGGCCACCGGCGACGGCATCGCCATGGCCTGGCGCGCCGGCTGCCGGGTGGCCAACATGGAATTCATCCAGTTCCATCCGACCTGCCTGTACCACCCTTACGCCAAGTCCTTCCTCATCAGCGAGGCGCTGCGCGGCGAAGGCGCGCACCTGAAGCTGCCGCCGTCGGCCGGCGCTGCGGCCGGCATGCGTTTCATGCCGGAGCACGACGAACGCGCCGAACTGGCGCCGCGCGACATCGTGGCGCGCGCCATCGACTTCGAGATGAAGAAGCGCGGACTGGATCACGTCGATCTCGACATCAGCCATCAGAGCCCGGAATTCATCGGCGAGCATTTCCCCACCATCCAGGCGCGTTGCCTGGAGTTCGGCATCGACATCACCCGCCAGCCCATCCCCGTGGTGCCGGCCGCGCACTATACCTGCGGCGGCGTGGTCACCGACATGGCCGGACGCACCGACCTGCCGGGCCTGTACGCGGTGGGCGAGACGGCCTACACCGGCCTGCACGGCGCCAACCGCTTGGCCAGCAATTCGTTGCTGGAGTGCCTGGTGCTGGGCCGCTCGACGGCCGAGGGCATCGCGCAGGCGCTGGCCGGCGGCGGCCCCGCGGCGGCCGACGTGCCGCAATGGGATGAGAGCCGCGTCACCGACGCCGACGAGGAAGTGGTGATCGCCCACAACTGGGACGAGCTGCGCCGCTTCATGTGGAATTACGTCAGCATCGTGCGCACCGACAAGCGCCTGGAGCGCGCCCAGCACCGCATCCGCCTGCTCAAGGAAGAGATCGACGAGTACTACGCCAACTTCCGCATCTCGCGCGACCTGCTGGAGCTGCGCAACCTGGTCGACGTGGCGCAACTGATCGTCAACAGCGCGCTGATGCGCAAGGAGAGCCGCGGCCTGCACTTCAGCCAGGATTACCCGCGCACGCTGCCGCGCGCCACCCCGACCATCCTCCCCGGCCACGACGGCAAGAGCGCCCGCTGA
- the purT gene encoding formate-dependent phosphoribosylglycinamide formyltransferase: MKKPTRLGTPLSPTATKVMLLGSGELGKEVIIALQRLGVEVIAVDRYENAPGHQVAHRAHVINMTDGAALAALIEKEQPDLIVPEIEAIATETLVKLEDAGKARVIPTARAAWLTMNREGIRRLAGETLALATSPYRFADSLDELKAAIAQIGFPCVIKPVMSSSGKGQSKIDGPDEIETAWNYAAAGGRVDAGRVIVEGFIDFDYEITLLTVRSLNENGEAITSFCDPIGHVQVKGDYVESWQPHPMPPAALEKARDIARKVTENLGGLGLFGVELFVKGDMVWFSEVSPRPHDTGMVTMVSQVQSEFELHAKAILGLPINTALKTPGASAVIYGQHDARAIAFEGVAEALRIPGADIRLFGKPESFQRRRMGVALASGENVDAARIRAKQAAAKVKPVLPE; the protein is encoded by the coding sequence ATGAAAAAACCAACTCGACTCGGCACCCCGCTTTCTCCAACGGCTACCAAGGTCATGCTGCTCGGCTCCGGCGAGCTCGGCAAGGAAGTCATCATCGCGCTGCAGCGCCTGGGCGTGGAAGTGATCGCGGTGGATCGCTATGAGAACGCCCCCGGCCATCAGGTCGCGCACCGCGCCCACGTCATCAACATGACCGACGGCGCCGCGCTGGCCGCGCTGATCGAGAAGGAACAGCCGGACCTGATCGTGCCCGAGATCGAGGCCATCGCCACCGAGACCCTGGTCAAGCTGGAAGACGCCGGCAAGGCGCGCGTCATCCCCACCGCCCGCGCCGCATGGCTGACCATGAACCGAGAAGGCATCCGCCGCCTGGCCGGCGAGACCCTTGCCCTGGCGACGTCGCCCTACCGCTTCGCCGACAGCCTGGACGAGCTCAAGGCCGCCATCGCGCAGATCGGCTTCCCTTGCGTGATCAAGCCGGTGATGTCGTCCTCCGGCAAGGGCCAATCCAAGATCGATGGCCCCGATGAGATCGAAACCGCCTGGAACTACGCCGCCGCCGGCGGCCGCGTCGACGCCGGCCGCGTGATCGTGGAAGGCTTCATCGACTTCGACTACGAAATCACGCTGCTGACGGTGCGCTCGCTCAACGAAAACGGCGAGGCCATCACCAGCTTCTGCGACCCGATCGGCCACGTCCAGGTCAAGGGCGACTACGTCGAATCCTGGCAGCCGCACCCGATGCCGCCGGCCGCGCTGGAAAAGGCGCGCGACATCGCCCGCAAGGTCACCGAGAACCTCGGCGGCCTGGGCCTGTTCGGCGTCGAGCTGTTCGTCAAGGGCGACATGGTCTGGTTCTCGGAGGTCAGCCCGCGCCCGCACGACACCGGCATGGTGACCATGGTCAGCCAGGTGCAGAGCGAGTTCGAACTGCACGCCAAGGCCATCCTCGGCTTGCCCATCAACACCGCCTTGAAGACTCCCGGCGCCTCGGCCGTGATTTACGGCCAGCACGACGCCCGCGCCATCGCCTTCGAGGGCGTGGCCGAGGCGCTGCGCATCCCGGGCGCGGACATCCGCCTGTTCGGCAAGCCGGAATCCTTCCAGCGCCGCCGCATGGGCGTGGCCCTGGCCTCGGGCGAGAACGTCGACGCCGCGCGCATCCGCGCCAAGCAGGCGGCCGCCAAGGTCAAGCCGGTGCTGCCGGAGTAA
- a CDS encoding AtuA-related protein produces MLLRDIAHSRAGDKGDISNISVIAYRQEDYALLARELTAERVRAHFAGVVHGEVARYELPHLGALNFVMRSALGGGVTRSLALDAHGKSLSGAMLDLELDEK; encoded by the coding sequence ATGCTGCTGCGTGACATCGCCCATTCCCGCGCCGGCGACAAAGGCGACATTTCCAACATCTCGGTCATCGCCTATCGCCAGGAAGACTATGCGCTGCTGGCGCGCGAACTCACCGCCGAGCGCGTGCGCGCGCATTTCGCCGGCGTAGTGCACGGCGAGGTGGCGCGCTACGAACTGCCGCACCTGGGCGCGCTCAACTTCGTCATGCGCAGCGCGCTGGGCGGCGGCGTGACGCGTTCGCTGGCGCTGGACGCCCACGGCAAATCCTTGTCGGGGGCGATGCTGGACCTGGAACTGGACGAAAAATAA
- a CDS encoding acyclic terpene utilization AtuA family protein yields MNRTTDPSRRVVRIGAGAGYSGDRIEPAAELAEKGDLDYLIFECLAERTIAIGQQARLADPDKGYDPLLAERMHAVLKTCAQKGIRIVTNMGAANPEAAARRIRGIARELGLASLKVAAVTGDDVLHIVRDGAFAIEDNGQPVASLGERLISANAYLGIAPIVEALQAGADVVVTGRVADPALVLAPLVHEFGWAEDDWDKLGQGTLVGHLLECAGQVTGGYFADPGKKDVADLARLGFPIGEVSADGSAVITKVPGSGGRVTARTCKEQLLYELHDPQRYFTPDVVADFSQVQITEVGPDRVAVSGGRGHPRTATLKTTLGYRDSFIGEGQISYAGPNAKARAQLALDIVRERLQLTGVETEELRFDLIGVNAICGAEMSQAAAEPFEVRARVAGRTASMGQAVRIGNEVETLYTNGPAGGGGATKSAREVIAVLSLLLPRALVKTFVHIEESGHAAA; encoded by the coding sequence ATGAATCGCACAACTGATCCCTCCCGCCGCGTGGTACGCATCGGCGCCGGCGCCGGCTACTCCGGCGACCGCATAGAGCCCGCCGCCGAGCTGGCTGAAAAGGGCGATCTCGACTACCTGATCTTCGAATGCCTGGCCGAGCGCACCATCGCCATCGGACAGCAGGCGCGCCTGGCCGATCCCGACAAGGGCTACGATCCGCTGCTGGCCGAGCGCATGCATGCGGTGCTCAAGACCTGCGCTCAGAAAGGCATCCGCATCGTCACCAACATGGGCGCAGCCAACCCTGAGGCGGCCGCGCGCCGCATTCGCGGGATCGCGCGGGAACTGGGACTCGCCAGCCTGAAGGTCGCCGCCGTCACCGGCGACGACGTGCTGCACATCGTCCGTGACGGCGCCTTCGCCATCGAGGACAACGGCCAGCCGGTCGCCTCGCTGGGCGAACGCCTGATTTCCGCCAATGCCTACCTCGGCATCGCTCCCATCGTGGAAGCCTTGCAGGCCGGCGCCGATGTCGTGGTCACCGGACGCGTGGCCGATCCGGCCCTGGTGCTGGCGCCGCTGGTGCATGAGTTCGGCTGGGCCGAGGACGACTGGGACAAGCTGGGCCAGGGCACGCTGGTGGGGCACCTGCTGGAATGCGCGGGCCAGGTCACCGGCGGCTACTTCGCCGATCCCGGCAAGAAGGACGTGGCCGACCTCGCGCGCCTGGGTTTCCCGATCGGCGAAGTCAGCGCCGACGGCAGCGCGGTGATCACCAAGGTGCCGGGCTCCGGCGGTCGCGTGACCGCCCGGACCTGCAAGGAACAACTGCTCTACGAACTGCACGATCCGCAACGCTACTTCACGCCGGACGTGGTGGCCGACTTCTCGCAGGTGCAGATCACCGAGGTCGGCCCGGACCGGGTGGCGGTCTCCGGTGGACGCGGTCATCCGCGCACCGCGACGCTCAAGACCACGCTGGGCTATCGCGACAGTTTCATCGGCGAAGGCCAGATTTCCTACGCCGGCCCCAACGCCAAAGCGCGCGCGCAGCTGGCGCTGGACATCGTGCGCGAACGCCTGCAATTGACCGGCGTCGAGACCGAGGAGCTGCGCTTCGACCTGATCGGCGTCAACGCGATCTGCGGCGCCGAGATGTCGCAGGCGGCGGCCGAGCCCTTCGAGGTACGCGCGCGCGTGGCCGGCCGCACCGCATCCATGGGCCAGGCGGTGCGCATCGGCAACGAAGTCGAGACCCTCTACACCAACGGCCCGGCCGGCGGCGGCGGCGCCACCAAGTCGGCGCGCGAGGTGATCGCGGTACTGTCGCTGCTGCTGCCGCGCGCGCTGGTCAAGACATTCGTCCATATCGAGGAGAGCGGCCATGCTGCTGCGTGA
- a CDS encoding CitMHS family transporter → MLALLGFVTIVLLFTAILTKKMSPLVALIAIPIAAALVGGFGLQTSKFIVAGVTAIAPVAGMFVFAILFFGIVTDAGMLDPIISRILKTVGSRPTRIVPGTALLALLIHLDGSGAVTFLITIPAMLPLYDRLGIDKRILACVASLAAGVNFLPWTGPMIRASAALHIPVSDIFTPLIPVQLVGLAFVFIASYLLGLKEERRLGLGKGSSVNFVQQHELSEAQLKIRRPRNFWINIVLTVFVLGVMISGKVDPVVMFMIGVVAALMINYRDVNMQRERIDAHAKAALLMASILFAAGVFTGIMTKSGMLTAMAKTAVGFVPPEMAGHIPVVLGVLSMPLSLLFDPDSFYFGVLPVIAEVSHMLGVPTIQVAQAALLGQMTTGFPVSPLTPATFLVCGLAGIELADHQKYTIPFLFGASLVMTVACVALGLFPLF, encoded by the coding sequence ATGCTCGCCTTGCTCGGCTTTGTCACGATCGTCCTTTTGTTCACGGCGATCCTCACCAAGAAAATGTCGCCGCTGGTGGCGCTGATCGCCATTCCCATCGCCGCCGCGCTGGTCGGCGGCTTCGGACTGCAAACCTCGAAGTTCATCGTCGCCGGCGTCACCGCGATCGCGCCGGTGGCCGGCATGTTCGTGTTCGCGATCCTGTTCTTCGGCATCGTCACCGACGCCGGCATGCTGGACCCGATCATCAGCCGCATCCTCAAGACCGTCGGCAGCCGCCCCACCCGCATCGTGCCCGGCACCGCCTTGCTGGCGCTCTTGATCCACCTGGACGGTTCGGGCGCGGTGACCTTCCTGATCACCATCCCGGCCATGCTGCCGCTGTACGACCGGCTGGGCATCGACAAGCGCATCCTGGCCTGCGTGGCCTCGCTGGCGGCCGGCGTCAACTTCCTGCCGTGGACCGGTCCCATGATCCGCGCCTCGGCCGCGCTGCACATCCCGGTGTCGGACATCTTCACGCCGCTGATCCCGGTGCAGCTGGTGGGCCTGGCTTTCGTCTTTATCGCCTCTTACCTGCTGGGCCTGAAGGAAGAGCGCCGCCTCGGCCTGGGCAAGGGTTCCAGCGTCAACTTCGTGCAGCAGCATGAGCTGAGCGAGGCGCAGCTGAAAATCCGCCGCCCGCGCAATTTCTGGATCAACATCGTGCTGACCGTGTTCGTGCTGGGCGTGATGATCAGCGGCAAGGTCGACCCGGTGGTGATGTTCATGATCGGCGTGGTGGCCGCGCTGATGATCAACTACCGCGACGTCAACATGCAGCGCGAGCGTATCGACGCCCATGCCAAGGCGGCCCTGCTGATGGCCAGCATCCTGTTCGCCGCCGGCGTCTTCACCGGCATCATGACCAAGTCCGGCATGCTCACCGCGATGGCCAAGACCGCCGTGGGCTTCGTGCCGCCGGAGATGGCCGGCCACATCCCGGTAGTGCTGGGCGTGCTGTCGATGCCGCTGTCGCTGCTGTTCGATCCCGACTCGTTCTACTTCGGCGTGCTGCCGGTGATCGCCGAGGTCAGCCACATGCTGGGCGTGCCGACCATCCAGGTGGCGCAGGCTGCGCTGCTGGGACAGATGACCACCGGCTTCCCGGTCAGCCCGCTGACGCCCGCCACCTTCCTGGTGTGCGGCCTGGCCGGCATCGAACTGGCGGATCACCAGAAATACACCATCCCCTTCCTGTTCGGCGCATCGCTGGTGATGACCGTCGCCTGCGTCGCACTCGGGCTGTTCCCGCTGTTCTGA
- a CDS encoding LysR family transcriptional regulator, with amino-acid sequence MQANISTRLLQAFLALADCRHFGHAAERCHVSQSAFSVMIQKLEAAAGARLFERDTRNVTLTPEGELFVEVARQLVADIEAAFSDMSDYVARRKGRVAIAALPSLAAGWLPPVLADYRARHPGVTVALFDAISDQCLELLRHGKVDIALTAPGPNLLEFDTRPLCSDPFYLVCRKDHALAGRRRVKVAQLAGCELIHLARSTSVRQHLEAALHPGGTISTGLEVEHLATVAALIESGLGVSVVPELTLFQFRLPNLVAIPMDAPELVRPLLIVTPKERSLSIAAQGLLEMVEEKADAEANGARVAKRGAQAASKTRRK; translated from the coding sequence ATGCAAGCCAATATTTCCACCCGCCTGTTGCAGGCCTTCCTGGCGCTGGCGGATTGCCGTCATTTCGGCCACGCGGCCGAGCGCTGCCATGTCTCGCAATCGGCCTTCAGCGTGATGATCCAGAAGCTCGAAGCCGCCGCCGGCGCGCGCCTGTTCGAGCGTGACACGCGCAATGTGACCCTGACGCCGGAGGGCGAGCTGTTCGTGGAAGTGGCTCGCCAGCTGGTGGCCGACATCGAGGCCGCCTTCTCGGACATGAGCGACTACGTGGCGCGCCGCAAGGGGCGCGTGGCGATCGCCGCCTTGCCCTCGTTGGCCGCCGGGTGGCTGCCGCCGGTGCTGGCCGACTACCGTGCGCGCCATCCCGGTGTGACGGTGGCGCTGTTCGACGCCATCTCCGACCAGTGCCTGGAGCTGCTGCGCCACGGCAAGGTCGACATCGCGCTCACCGCGCCCGGGCCCAACCTGCTGGAGTTCGACACCCGCCCCTTGTGCTCCGACCCGTTCTACCTGGTCTGCCGCAAGGACCATGCGCTGGCCGGCCGGCGCCGCGTCAAGGTGGCCCAGCTGGCCGGCTGCGAGCTGATCCACCTGGCGCGGTCCACCAGCGTGCGGCAGCACCTGGAGGCGGCGCTGCATCCGGGCGGGACGATCAGCACGGGATTGGAAGTGGAGCACCTGGCCACGGTGGCGGCGCTGATCGAAAGCGGCCTGGGCGTATCCGTGGTGCCGGAGCTGACGCTGTTCCAGTTCCGCCTGCCCAACCTGGTGGCCATCCCGATGGACGCGCCGGAGCTGGTGCGGCCCTTGCTGATCGTCACGCCCAAGGAACGCAGCCTGTCGATCGCGGCGCAGGGGTTGCTGGAGATGGTGGAAGAGAAGGCCGACGCCGAGGCGAACGGCGCGCGCGTGGCCAAACGGGGCGCGCAGGCAGCGTCCAAAACGCGCCGGAAATGA